Proteins encoded within one genomic window of Pseudomonas cannabina:
- the sctT gene encoding type III secretion system export apparatus subunit SctT, giving the protein MPFDAQYLFELMQGIALAMARLVPCMMLVPAFCFKYLKGPLRYAVVAAVSMIPAPAISRALSLMNGNWFEIGGLIIKEAVLGTLMGLLLYAPFWMFASVGALLDSQRGALSGGQINPSLGPDATPLGELFQEVLIMLVILTGGLSLITQVIWDSYSVWPPTAWLPGMTADGLGVFLEQLNQTMRHIMLYAAPFIALLLLIEAGFAIIGLYAQQLNVSILAMPAKSMAGLAFLLIYLPTLLELGTGQLLKLTDLKSLFGLLVQVP; this is encoded by the coding sequence ATGCCCTTCGACGCGCAATACCTTTTCGAGCTTATGCAGGGCATAGCGTTGGCGATGGCGCGCCTGGTGCCGTGCATGATGTTGGTACCGGCCTTCTGCTTCAAGTACCTCAAAGGGCCTTTGCGCTATGCCGTTGTGGCAGCGGTTTCGATGATCCCTGCGCCTGCCATCAGCCGTGCACTGAGCTTGATGAACGGTAACTGGTTTGAAATCGGCGGCCTGATCATCAAGGAAGCGGTACTGGGCACCTTGATGGGGCTGCTGTTGTATGCGCCGTTCTGGATGTTCGCCTCTGTCGGTGCACTGTTGGACAGCCAGCGCGGCGCGCTGAGCGGAGGGCAGATAAACCCCAGCCTTGGCCCGGACGCAACACCCCTGGGCGAGCTGTTTCAGGAAGTCCTGATCATGCTGGTGATTCTCACCGGCGGATTGTCCTTGATCACTCAAGTCATTTGGGACAGTTACAGTGTCTGGCCACCTACCGCCTGGCTGCCGGGCATGACAGCCGACGGTCTGGGCGTCTTTCTCGAACAACTGAATCAGACAATGCGCCACATCATGCTCTACGCCGCGCCTTTCATCGCGCTGCTGCTGTTGATCGAAGCGGGGTTTGCAATCATTGGCCTGTACGCGCAACAACTGAATGTCTCTATCCTGGCCATGCCGGCCAAGAGTATGGCCGGCCTGGCATTTCTGCTCATCTACTTGCCAACACTGTTGGAACTGGGCACCGGACAACTGCTTAAGCTGACCGACCTGAAATCGCTGTTCGGCCTGCTGGTGCAAGTGCCGTGA
- the sctS gene encoding type III secretion system export apparatus subunit SctS gives MEALALFKQGMFLVVILTAPPLAVAVIVGVITSLLQALMQIQDQTLPFGIKLGAVGMTLAMTGRWIGVELIQFINMAFDLIARSGVNH, from the coding sequence ATGGAAGCGTTGGCGTTGTTCAAGCAAGGCATGTTTCTGGTGGTCATTCTTACCGCGCCTCCCCTGGCAGTGGCGGTAATCGTGGGCGTGATCACTTCGTTACTGCAGGCCCTGATGCAGATCCAGGACCAGACATTGCCTTTCGGTATCAAACTGGGCGCGGTCGGGATGACGCTGGCCATGACCGGACGCTGGATCGGTGTCGAGCTGATCCAGTTCATCAACATGGCCTTCGACCTGATCGCTCGGTCCGGGGTCAATCACTAG
- the sctR gene encoding type III secretion system export apparatus subunit SctR: protein MIMEGVNPIMLALLLGSLSLIPFLLIVCTAFLKIAMTLLITRNAIGVQQVPPNMALYGIALAATMFVMAPVAHDIQKRVQEHPVELGNTEKLQASLRTVIDPLQRFMTRNTDPDVVTHLLENTQRMWPKEMADQATKDDLLLAIPAFVLSELQAGFEIGFLIYIPFIVIDLIVSNLLLALGMQMVSPMTLSLPLKLLLFVLVSGWTRLLDSLFYSYM, encoded by the coding sequence ATGATCATGGAGGGCGTGAACCCGATCATGCTTGCGCTGCTTCTCGGGTCGCTGTCGCTGATTCCGTTCCTGTTGATCGTCTGCACCGCGTTCCTGAAGATTGCCATGACCTTGTTGATTACCCGAAACGCCATTGGCGTTCAGCAAGTGCCGCCGAACATGGCTCTGTATGGCATTGCTCTGGCCGCCACGATGTTCGTCATGGCCCCGGTGGCACACGATATTCAGAAACGGGTGCAAGAGCACCCCGTGGAGTTGGGCAACACCGAGAAATTGCAAGCCAGCCTGAGAACCGTGATCGATCCGCTGCAACGCTTCATGACGCGCAACACCGACCCGGATGTGGTCACCCATCTGCTGGAAAACACCCAACGCATGTGGCCCAAGGAGATGGCCGATCAGGCAACCAAAGACGACCTGCTGCTGGCGATCCCGGCCTTCGTGCTGTCGGAATTGCAGGCCGGATTCGAAATCGGTTTTCTGATCTACATCCCGTTCATCGTCATCGATCTGATTGTCTCGAACCTGCTGTTGGCGCTGGGCATGCAAATGGTTTCACCCATGACCCTGTCACTGCCGCTCAAGCTGTTGCTGTTCGTGCTGGTGTCAGGCTGGACACGTCTGCTCGACAGCCTCTTCTATTCCTACATGTGA
- a CDS encoding FliM/FliN family flagellar motor switch protein: MSTEDLYQEEVENLDDDDQTVDEVNENDHAHEDEYGLEDDPTWQDSEPADDEQSQPAPEPAAFESLALDLTLRCGQIKLTLAELRRLDAGTILEVAGIAPGYATLCHGERVVAEGELVDVDGRLGLQITRMVKQP; this comes from the coding sequence ATGAGTACTGAGGATCTTTACCAGGAAGAGGTCGAAAACCTGGACGACGATGACCAGACCGTTGACGAGGTCAATGAAAACGATCATGCCCACGAAGATGAGTACGGGCTCGAGGATGACCCGACCTGGCAGGACTCTGAGCCGGCAGACGACGAGCAATCGCAGCCTGCCCCTGAGCCCGCTGCATTCGAGAGTCTGGCGCTGGACCTGACGCTGCGTTGCGGTCAGATCAAGCTGACCCTTGCAGAGCTTCGGCGTCTGGACGCCGGAACCATCCTTGAAGTCGCAGGCATCGCTCCGGGATACGCTACGCTGTGCCACGGAGAGCGAGTCGTGGCCGAAGGCGAACTGGTGGATGTCGACGGCCGGCTTGGTTTACAGATCACCAGAATGGTGAAGCAGCCATGA